In Gossypium arboreum isolate Shixiya-1 chromosome 6, ASM2569848v2, whole genome shotgun sequence, the following are encoded in one genomic region:
- the LOC108484264 gene encoding acid phosphatase 1 has product MASQPLTFLFLLLVTASVLESSASFEPNIRLPTTATSVPRSNIDDDLYCASWQLAVETNNAGSWAAIPSRCVPFVRAYMTGQRYASDCEVVANYSLAYASTVQIASDGKDAWVFDVDETLLTNLPYYRDHGFGSEIFNESCWDEWVAEAKAPAIPSSLKLYNGLKQMGFKIFVLTGRSEHQRNDTRKNLELAGYTGWEGLILRGASDGGTPATIFKSERRSVLVNEGYRIHGNSGDQWSDLLGFAVAKRSFKLPNPMYYIA; this is encoded by the exons ATGGCGTCTCAGCCCCTAACCTTCCTATTCTTACTCCTCGTCACCGCCTCCGTTCTCGAATCTTCGGCTTCTTTTGAACCCAATATCCGCCTCCCGACAACGGCAACGAGCGTTCCTCGATCCAACATTGACGACGACCTTTACTGTGCCAGCTGGCAGTTAGCCGTCGAGACCAATAACGCAGGAAGTTGGGCCGCAATCCCCTCCCGCTGCGTTCCTTTCGTCAGAGCTTATATGACCGGTCAACGCTACGCTTCCGACTGCGAGGTCGTCGCTAATTACTCCCTCGCTTACGCTTCCACCGTCCAGATCGCATCCGACGGTAAAGACGCCTGGGTCTTCGACGTCGACGAGACTTTGTTGACCAATTTACCCTACTATCGGGATCACGGGTTCGG ATCAGAAATTTTTAACGAGAGCTGTTGGGATGAATGGGTGGCAGAAGCCAAGGCCCCAGCTATACCATCGAGTTTGAAATTGTATAATGGGTTGAAGCAGATGGGGTTCAAAATATTTGTGCTTACCGGCCGGAGTGAACATCAGAGGAATGACACCAGAAAAAATCTTGAGTTAGCTGGGTATACTGGCTGGGAAGGGCTTATCTTGAG GGGAGCCTCAGATGGAGGGACGCCAGCGACCATATTCAAATCTGAGAGGAGATCAGTTCTGGTAAATGAAGGTTACAGGATTCATGGGAATTCTGGAGATCAATGGAGTGACTTGCTGGGTTTTGCAGTGGCTAAACGTTCCTTTAAGCTGCCAAATCCAATGTATTACATTGCCTAA